A single Thermoleophilia bacterium DNA region contains:
- a CDS encoding NAD(P)/FAD-dependent oxidoreductase has translation MAEREDVSGDVLPYAVIGAGPAVLAGARNLARRGIDFVGFDVGPGVGGLWDIESPKSTMYESAHLISSKTTTSYDEFPMREDIADYPSHRDMKVYFNDYADTFDLKKYFRFETEVIRTEPDGDNWSVTTRGPDGKETTGTYAGLIIANGLLSNPSIPEFEGDFDGELLHTSEYKSPEIFQDKRVLIIGGGNSGCDIAVDAVHQAKSVDMSLRSGYWFFPKYILGKPSDTLNEGRALPAWIKTRVDGWVIRLITGNPARLGFPEPEGRIYETHPVLNTLVLYYAGHGDIKVRKDIDRFDGSEVKFVDGTSHEYDMVMLATGYKLDYGFIDPEHLNWVGNHLDLYLNIFTPKHRNVFVLGMVEATGLGWQGRYNQAILVAEFIKAQRDDPARAEQMWQRVNGPKPDLFAGYNYRQIERLPYYVNKDAYRQQIQKHLEIFSASV, from the coding sequence ATGGCCGAGCGAGAGGACGTTTCCGGGGATGTACTGCCTTACGCGGTGATCGGTGCCGGGCCGGCCGTGCTTGCCGGAGCACGCAACCTCGCGCGGCGGGGGATCGATTTCGTCGGCTTCGACGTCGGACCCGGTGTTGGCGGACTCTGGGATATCGAAAGCCCGAAGAGCACGATGTACGAGTCGGCCCACCTGATCTCCTCGAAGACCACGACGTCCTACGACGAGTTCCCGATGAGGGAGGACATCGCCGACTACCCCAGCCACCGCGACATGAAGGTCTATTTCAACGACTACGCCGACACCTTCGACCTCAAGAAGTACTTCCGGTTCGAGACGGAAGTGATCAGAACCGAACCGGACGGCGACAACTGGTCGGTCACGACCCGGGGCCCCGACGGCAAGGAGACAACCGGGACGTACGCCGGGCTCATCATCGCCAACGGTCTGCTCTCGAACCCGAGCATTCCCGAGTTCGAGGGCGATTTCGACGGCGAGCTGCTTCACACCAGCGAGTACAAGAGCCCCGAGATCTTCCAGGACAAGCGGGTGCTGATCATCGGCGGTGGCAACTCCGGCTGCGACATCGCCGTCGACGCGGTCCACCAGGCGAAGTCAGTCGACATGAGTCTGCGCAGCGGCTACTGGTTCTTCCCGAAGTACATCCTCGGCAAGCCCTCGGACACGCTCAACGAAGGCAGGGCCCTGCCGGCCTGGATCAAGACCCGCGTCGACGGGTGGGTCATCCGCTTGATCACTGGCAACCCGGCGCGGCTCGGCTTCCCGGAACCGGAAGGCCGGATCTATGAGACCCACCCGGTGCTGAACACCCTGGTGCTCTACTACGCGGGCCACGGCGATATCAAGGTGCGCAAGGACATTGATCGCTTTGATGGATCCGAGGTGAAGTTCGTCGACGGCACCAGCCACGAGTACGACATGGTGATGCTGGCGACCGGCTACAAACTCGACTACGGCTTCATCGATCCCGAACACCTGAACTGGGTCGGAAACCACCTCGACCTCTACCTGAACATCTTCACTCCGAAGCACCGCAACGTGTTCGTGCTCGGCATGGTCGAGGCGACGGGGCTCGGCTGGCAGGGGCGATACAACCAGGCGATCCTGGTGGCGGAGTTCATCAAGGCCCAGCGGGACGACCCGGCCCGGGCCGAGCAGATGTGGCAGCGCGTGAACGGCCCCAAGCCCGACCTCTTCGCCGGGTACAATTACCGCCAGATCGAACGGCTTCCTTACTACGTGAACAAGGATGCCTACCGCCAGCAGATCCAGAAGCACCTGGAGATTTTTTCGGCCTCGGTCTGA
- a CDS encoding DUF1015 domain-containing protein, with product MADVRTFPALHYNLAAVNSLQSVTAPPYDVIDDQERRKLLQHSSFNVVEIDLPKASGEGSDPYQHAADTLEEWVLSGVLTQDRDPTIWALTQEYAAPDGTTHTRNGILARVRVTDYGPGQIRPHERTQPGPKQDRLDLTRATRYNLSPIFSLTSKDAWPQVAAVTETEPWATVTDDEGTTHRLWPIKDPVVHAAVSEVLADAELLIADGHHRYETARTYMAEVPGEGAQCFTLMALTGLDDPGLTVFPTHRLLSGLAGSPDIQDHLTNGISDAFDVEVTDLDGLDPDGMEGIGCFGFIDQTAGRYLKLRLKDPLGLDQLMEGRSEAYRHLDAAILEKVVLQNILGLSEEDVETKRGIGYAKSIESALGLVAEGTYQAAFILRATPIEQVRAVAAAGETMPPKSTYFYPKLLSGMAFNPLS from the coding sequence ATGGCCGACGTCAGAACCTTCCCCGCCCTCCATTACAACCTCGCGGCGGTGAATTCGCTTCAGTCGGTCACCGCTCCGCCCTACGACGTGATCGACGACCAGGAGCGTCGCAAGCTCCTCCAGCATTCGTCCTTCAACGTGGTCGAGATCGACCTGCCCAAGGCGAGTGGCGAGGGCTCGGATCCGTATCAGCACGCGGCCGACACCCTCGAGGAGTGGGTACTGAGCGGTGTGCTCACCCAGGACCGCGATCCGACGATCTGGGCACTGACCCAGGAGTACGCAGCGCCGGACGGGACGACCCACACCCGGAACGGGATCCTCGCGCGGGTCCGCGTGACCGACTACGGGCCGGGGCAGATCCGGCCGCACGAACGGACGCAGCCCGGTCCGAAACAGGACCGGCTCGACCTGACCCGGGCCACCCGCTACAACCTCTCGCCGATCTTTTCCCTGACCAGCAAGGATGCCTGGCCGCAAGTCGCAGCCGTTACGGAGACGGAGCCGTGGGCAACGGTCACCGACGACGAAGGCACGACCCACCGGCTGTGGCCGATCAAAGACCCGGTGGTCCACGCCGCGGTATCCGAAGTCCTGGCCGACGCCGAACTGCTGATCGCCGACGGCCACCACCGGTACGAGACCGCGCGCACCTACATGGCCGAAGTCCCCGGTGAAGGCGCGCAATGCTTCACGCTGATGGCGCTGACCGGTCTCGACGACCCGGGACTGACCGTCTTCCCCACCCACCGCCTGCTCTCGGGCCTCGCCGGGAGCCCGGACATTCAAGACCACCTGACCAACGGCATCTCCGACGCCTTCGACGTCGAGGTGACCGACCTCGACGGACTCGATCCGGACGGCATGGAAGGCATCGGCTGTTTCGGATTCATCGACCAGACCGCCGGCCGTTACCTCAAGCTGCGGCTCAAGGATCCGCTCGGGCTCGACCAGCTGATGGAGGGTCGTTCGGAGGCCTACCGCCACCTTGACGCCGCCATCCTCGAGAAGGTCGTGCTCCAGAACATCCTCGGACTCTCCGAGGAAGACGTCGAAACCAAGCGCGGCATCGGTTACGCAAAGAGCATCGAGAGCGCGCTGGGACTGGTCGCCGAAGGCACCTACCAGGCAGCGTTCATCCTGCGGGCGACCCCGATCGAACAGGTCCGGGCGGTCGCTGCGGCAGGCGAAACCATGCCACCGAAGTCGACCTACTTTTACCCGAAGCTGCTTTCGGGCATGGCCTTCAATCCGTTGAGTTGA
- a CDS encoding adenine phosphoribosyltransferase, whose amino-acid sequence MDLRRFIRDVPDFPEPGIVFRDITPLLLDPSAARQATSELVEFAAPLAVDIVVSAEARGFILGGAIAQGLGAGFVPARKPGNLPAETVSVEYELEYGLDELEIHADAFAHGARVLVHDDLIATGGTAAATVELVEKLGGEVVGCAFLIELAGLKGRQRIAAHEFHALMSLD is encoded by the coding sequence ATGGACCTCCGGCGTTTCATTCGGGACGTTCCCGACTTCCCCGAGCCGGGAATCGTCTTCCGAGACATCACGCCGCTGCTGCTCGATCCGTCGGCTGCCCGGCAGGCGACATCCGAACTGGTCGAGTTCGCGGCGCCTCTGGCCGTGGATATCGTGGTCTCGGCAGAGGCGCGAGGGTTCATCCTTGGTGGTGCGATCGCACAAGGGCTGGGGGCGGGCTTCGTGCCGGCCCGCAAGCCCGGCAACTTGCCGGCCGAGACGGTCTCGGTCGAGTACGAACTCGAGTACGGGTTGGACGAGCTCGAGATCCATGCCGACGCCTTCGCCCATGGGGCGCGTGTCCTTGTGCATGACGACCTGATCGCAACCGGGGGAACAGCCGCCGCCACGGTCGAGTTGGTTGAGAAGCTCGGCGGCGAGGTGGTCGGGTGTGCCTTCCTGATTGAACTCGCAGGGCTGAAGGGTCGGCAGCGGATAGCTGCTCACGAGTTTCATGCGCTGATGTCGCTCGACTGA
- the trxB gene encoding thioredoxin-disulfide reductase, whose protein sequence is MSGNEVENLIIIGGGPAGYTAALYAARAELNPLVFEGFQWGGQLQNTTDVENYPGFPEGIMGPEMMTKFRAQAERFGTRFISDDVDRVELSDGGIQKVYLGDEEYQAKSLILAMGAEPKRLGIPGEMELAGRGVSTCGVCDGAFFKDKTTMVIGGGDTALEDAIFISKFASSLDLVHRRKEFRASKIMQERAESLSNIALKTPWSPEEFIAGDTGALEKVRLRRSDTGEVEDVNVDGAFVAIGHIPRSEIVAGQIDTDEDGYVKVEEPSTRTNLKGVFAVGDLVDRVYRQAVTAAGSGCQGSLDAEWYLRDLT, encoded by the coding sequence ATGAGTGGCAACGAAGTTGAAAATCTGATCATCATCGGTGGCGGACCCGCCGGTTACACCGCCGCTCTCTACGCTGCCCGCGCCGAGCTGAATCCCCTCGTCTTCGAAGGCTTCCAGTGGGGCGGCCAGCTCCAGAACACGACTGATGTCGAGAACTACCCCGGATTCCCCGAAGGCATCATGGGCCCCGAGATGATGACCAAGTTCCGCGCCCAGGCCGAACGCTTCGGCACACGCTTCATCTCCGACGACGTCGACCGGGTCGAGCTCAGCGACGGCGGCATCCAGAAGGTCTACCTCGGCGACGAGGAGTACCAGGCCAAGTCGCTCATCCTCGCGATGGGTGCTGAGCCCAAGCGCCTCGGGATCCCGGGTGAGATGGAACTCGCCGGCCGCGGCGTATCGACGTGTGGTGTCTGCGACGGAGCCTTCTTCAAGGACAAGACGACAATGGTGATCGGCGGTGGTGACACGGCCCTGGAAGACGCGATCTTCATCTCCAAGTTCGCCTCGAGCCTCGATCTCGTCCACCGGCGCAAGGAGTTCCGGGCCTCGAAGATCATGCAGGAGCGGGCCGAGAGCCTTTCGAACATCGCCCTCAAGACGCCCTGGTCCCCGGAGGAGTTCATCGCCGGCGACACCGGCGCGCTCGAGAAGGTGCGCCTGCGCCGGTCCGATACCGGCGAGGTGGAGGACGTGAATGTCGACGGGGCGTTCGTCGCGATCGGTCACATCCCCCGCTCGGAGATCGTGGCCGGACAGATCGACACTGACGAAGACGGATACGTGAAAGTCGAAGAGCCTTCGACCAGGACCAACCTCAAGGGCGTGTTCGCGGTCGGCGACCTGGTCGACCGCGTCTACCGCCAGGCGGTCACCGCGGCAGGTTCAGGCTGCCAGGGGTCCCTGGACGCGGAGTGGTACCTGAGGGATCTGACCTAA
- a CDS encoding CoA pyrophosphatase, giving the protein MDYSSTNLQGLLLTASDAGDLGAHGNREAAVLVPITGWPADPKLIFTERHADLKKHAGEISFPGGMSDAGDRDLEWTALRETHEEVSISPDRVEVVGALAPVGTFVTSYRIQPFVGLVSGDQPLVPNPSEVAAILNFGIDELVDSYAMRRLVRRGVPIRTPTFEMDRVLIWGATARILSDFLTRIKAFT; this is encoded by the coding sequence GTGGATTACAGCTCGACCAACCTCCAGGGACTCCTGCTCACGGCATCGGACGCCGGCGACCTCGGGGCCCACGGCAATCGTGAAGCCGCGGTGCTGGTTCCGATCACCGGCTGGCCGGCCGACCCGAAGCTGATCTTCACCGAGCGCCACGCCGACCTGAAGAAGCACGCCGGCGAGATCTCCTTCCCGGGCGGCATGTCCGACGCCGGCGACCGCGACCTCGAATGGACCGCCTTGCGCGAGACCCACGAAGAGGTGAGCATCAGCCCCGACCGGGTGGAAGTGGTCGGCGCCCTGGCCCCGGTCGGGACCTTCGTCACTTCGTACCGGATCCAGCCCTTCGTCGGCCTGGTCTCTGGCGACCAACCGCTGGTCCCGAACCCCTCGGAGGTCGCGGCGATCCTCAACTTCGGCATCGACGAGCTGGTCGACTCCTACGCGATGCGCCGCCTGGTCCGGCGGGGAGTCCCGATCAGGACCCCCACGTTCGAAATGGACAGGGTCTTGATTTGGGGGGCTACTGCCAGGATCCTGAGCGATTTCCTGACCAGGATCAAAGCCTTCACCTGA
- a CDS encoding bile acid:sodium symporter family protein has translation MLPIGNIDNVHLAFSDSSLLVLNFVLAIIMLGIAMDTKLSDFREVRTLRRAMVVGIAAQFILLPAITFCLTLLLGVRGSIAMGMILVASCPPGGTSNILTYRARGNVALSVSMTGISSLIAIFVMPLNVAFWGGLQPEASKILEDVDLSALEMLAHVILVIGVPFIIGLAIAQKKPEFTKKVQPWVKRFSLFALVGFILAALLANIGVFWDYIPLVALVVFLHDTLAFALGYGIASSFRLDEYNRRAITFEVGVRYAGLGLGMVFSFFDGIGGMALVAGWWGVWDLIAGLGLSSWWARRPTGREEPEGSKVAT, from the coding sequence ATGCTGCCGATCGGGAACATCGACAACGTACACCTGGCCTTCAGCGATTCGTCGCTGCTGGTCCTCAACTTCGTGCTGGCGATCATCATGCTCGGCATCGCCATGGACACGAAGTTGTCCGACTTCCGCGAAGTCCGGACGTTGCGGAGGGCGATGGTGGTCGGCATCGCCGCCCAGTTCATCCTGCTGCCGGCGATCACCTTCTGCCTCACCCTGCTGCTCGGCGTTCGCGGCTCGATCGCGATGGGCATGATCCTGGTCGCTAGCTGCCCGCCCGGAGGAACCTCGAACATCCTCACCTACCGCGCCCGGGGCAACGTGGCGCTGTCGGTCTCGATGACCGGGATCTCGAGTCTGATCGCGATCTTCGTGATGCCGCTCAACGTCGCCTTCTGGGGCGGGCTTCAGCCGGAGGCTTCGAAGATCCTCGAAGACGTCGACCTGAGTGCGCTCGAGATGCTCGCCCACGTGATCCTGGTGATTGGTGTGCCATTCATCATCGGACTGGCCATCGCCCAGAAGAAGCCCGAGTTCACGAAGAAGGTCCAGCCCTGGGTCAAGCGCTTCAGCCTGTTTGCCCTGGTCGGCTTCATCCTGGCCGCGCTGCTCGCCAACATCGGCGTCTTCTGGGACTACATCCCGCTCGTCGCCCTGGTCGTTTTCCTCCACGACACGCTGGCGTTCGCGCTCGGTTATGGCATCGCATCGTCCTTCCGCCTCGACGAATACAACCGCCGGGCGATCACCTTCGAGGTGGGCGTGCGTTACGCGGGACTGGGCCTCGGCATGGTCTTCAGCTTCTTCGACGGCATCGGCGGCATGGCGCTGGTCGCCGGGTGGTGGGGAGTCTGGGACCTGATCGCCGGCCTCGGCCTCTCCAGCTGGTGGGCACGGCGGCCCACCGGGCGAGAGGAACCCGAGGGTTCTAAGGTGGCGACATGA
- a CDS encoding helix-turn-helix transcriptional regulator — protein MAHPEYIRQKAIDLRTSQGLTIDELAECLSISKTTIYYWVNHIPIDRKPATSFRSEAQKKGTLVMQDRYRKAREAAYAEGAAAFPELLKEPTFRDFVCMYIGEGSKYSRNSVAICNSDPKVVKLGSTWICRFTKNKIRYSIQYHADQSLEELRTFWSEYLGIDPEAVKFQRKSNSNQLTGRKWRSQYGVLAVAVGDTYLRAQLQAWIDLVKADWG, from the coding sequence ATGGCTCACCCCGAATACATCCGGCAAAAGGCAATCGATCTGCGCACCAGTCAGGGGCTGACGATCGACGAGTTGGCCGAGTGCCTCTCAATCTCGAAGACGACGATCTACTACTGGGTGAACCACATTCCAATCGATCGGAAGCCTGCGACTTCGTTTCGATCTGAGGCTCAGAAGAAGGGAACCCTGGTCATGCAGGATCGATATCGCAAGGCGAGGGAGGCCGCCTACGCTGAGGGTGCAGCAGCCTTTCCTGAACTGCTCAAAGAGCCGACCTTCCGTGATTTCGTATGTATGTACATCGGGGAGGGATCAAAATACAGCCGAAACTCCGTGGCCATCTGCAACTCGGACCCCAAGGTGGTGAAGCTCGGCTCGACCTGGATTTGTCGATTCACGAAAAACAAGATCCGGTATTCGATTCAATACCACGCAGATCAATCGCTGGAAGAACTCAGAACGTTTTGGTCCGAGTATCTGGGCATTGATCCGGAAGCCGTGAAGTTTCAGCGTAAGTCCAATAGCAACCAACTCACGGGCCGGAAATGGAGATCCCAATACGGGGTCCTGGCAGTAGCGGTTGGCGACACCTATCTGAGAGCCCAGCTCCAGGCATGGATCGACTTGGTGAAAGCTGATTGGGGGTAG
- a CDS encoding SDR family oxidoreductase — MNLGLENRVCAVTGASSGIGFEATRQLCSEGAKVLMISRNPEQLAAMSEVVRAEGGDAGVLVIDITEAHAGEHVVAAATQEFGKLDVLVNNAGAAKWRDLEDAPDQDFRDQFELSVMAPHNLMKAAIPGMLERGWGRVVNVSSTAGKRPSAQMPDYSVGKAAMLSLSRLYADKYAAGGVLVNAVCPGPTASELWLESGGLLDQAKEHSGAEHREAAREEVGSKRPIGRLATPEEIASVITFLCSDRASFVAGAAWGVDGGTVPVII, encoded by the coding sequence ATGAACCTCGGCCTCGAAAACCGCGTCTGCGCGGTGACCGGCGCCAGCAGTGGCATCGGCTTCGAAGCCACCCGGCAGCTCTGCTCGGAGGGCGCGAAGGTCCTGATGATCTCCCGCAACCCGGAGCAGCTGGCGGCGATGTCCGAAGTGGTTCGCGCCGAGGGTGGCGACGCCGGGGTGCTGGTCATCGACATCACGGAAGCCCACGCCGGCGAGCACGTCGTCGCCGCGGCGACCCAGGAGTTCGGCAAGCTCGACGTTCTCGTCAACAACGCCGGGGCCGCCAAGTGGCGCGACCTCGAGGACGCGCCCGACCAGGACTTCCGGGACCAGTTCGAGCTGAGCGTGATGGCCCCGCACAACCTGATGAAAGCGGCGATCCCCGGCATGCTGGAACGCGGCTGGGGCCGCGTCGTCAACGTCTCCTCGACCGCCGGCAAAAGGCCTTCCGCGCAGATGCCCGACTATTCAGTCGGCAAGGCCGCGATGCTTTCACTCTCCCGCCTCTACGCCGACAAGTATGCCGCGGGCGGGGTGCTGGTCAACGCGGTCTGCCCCGGGCCGACCGCCTCGGAACTCTGGCTCGAATCGGGCGGACTGCTCGATCAGGCCAAGGAACACTCAGGTGCCGAGCATCGTGAAGCGGCGCGGGAAGAAGTCGGCTCGAAGCGGCCGATCGGCCGGCTCGCGACTCCGGAGGAAATCGCCTCGGTGATCACCTTCCTCTGTTCCGATCGCGCTTCGTTCGTCGCCGGCGCCGCCTGGGGAGTCGACGGCGGCACCGTGCCGGTGATCATCTGA
- a CDS encoding SDR family oxidoreductase has protein sequence MKRVYVTGGNGFLGHSVVRGLAAAGDEVELVVSADLREPADEHIIDGVLYEQADVTDAKVISDQILDHEIDTVVHLASIVNPGKSTTTEQEYAVDVTGSKNVLEACVRHGVKRIIVSSSGAAYGYHADNPGWLKETDPVRGTETFPYSLHKRLVEEMLVEYKESDPYLEQVVLRIGTILGRSVDNQITDLFRAKRLVKIRGSDSPFVFIWDQDVVAIMLQAVLGDKTGIFNVAGDGSMTVDEIAKELGKGTLPIPVGVLKAGLKVGQKLGKTPHGPDQTDFLQYRPVLDNTRLKEDFGYTPKYTTREAFKAWQAANGL, from the coding sequence ATGAAACGGGTTTACGTGACTGGCGGGAACGGGTTCCTCGGGCACTCGGTCGTGCGCGGTCTGGCCGCGGCGGGGGATGAGGTCGAGCTGGTGGTCAGCGCCGATCTGCGCGAGCCGGCCGACGAGCACATCATCGACGGAGTCCTCTACGAACAGGCAGACGTGACCGATGCCAAGGTGATCTCCGACCAGATCCTCGACCACGAGATCGACACAGTGGTGCACCTCGCTTCGATCGTCAACCCGGGCAAGTCGACCACCACCGAGCAGGAATACGCGGTCGACGTGACCGGATCGAAGAACGTGCTCGAAGCCTGCGTCCGCCACGGGGTCAAGCGGATCATCGTCTCCTCGAGCGGAGCGGCCTACGGCTACCACGCCGACAACCCAGGCTGGCTCAAGGAGACCGATCCGGTGCGCGGTACCGAGACCTTCCCGTACAGCCTGCATAAGCGGCTGGTCGAGGAGATGCTGGTCGAATACAAGGAGAGCGACCCGTACCTCGAGCAGGTCGTCCTGCGCATCGGCACGATCCTTGGGCGTTCGGTCGACAACCAGATCACCGACCTCTTCCGGGCGAAGCGCCTGGTCAAGATCCGCGGCTCGGATTCACCCTTCGTCTTCATCTGGGACCAGGACGTGGTCGCGATCATGCTCCAGGCCGTGCTCGGCGACAAGACGGGGATCTTCAACGTCGCCGGCGACGGTTCGATGACCGTCGACGAGATCGCCAAGGAACTGGGGAAAGGCACCCTGCCGATCCCGGTGGGCGTGCTCAAGGCCGGGCTGAAGGTCGGCCAGAAACTCGGAAAGACACCCCACGGACCAGACCAGACCGACTTCCTCCAGTACCGCCCGGTGCTCGACAACACCCGCCTGAAAGAAGATTTCGGCTACACCCCGAAGTACACCACCCGAGAAGCCTTCAAGGCCTGGCAGGCGGCCAACGGCCTGTAG
- a CDS encoding aminotransferase class IV family protein — MEELPLLTSIDGLVTPSDEAHLPLPDDGAFRGDGVFEVLRAYGPKLFALEDHLDRLERSAAAIDLTVDRASLEAESLSLLERAEGTDCLLRIVSTRMGRRIITLENLLAHPPSISLATVTCSPTVILNGVKSLSYAANMQATRIARKAGALEALLVAPDGTVLEAPTSTLFWVSPGGNLRTTELEAGVLDSITRDRIIHRVEVEVGSFPIEDVMGSSEAFLASTTREIQPVDSIDGQPIPVDPGPRTVECAAAFTAALNA, encoded by the coding sequence ATGGAAGAACTTCCCCTGCTTACGAGTATTGATGGCTTGGTCACTCCTTCTGATGAGGCCCACTTGCCTCTTCCCGATGACGGGGCCTTCCGTGGGGACGGCGTGTTCGAGGTTCTCCGCGCTTACGGGCCGAAGCTGTTCGCGTTGGAGGACCACCTCGACCGGCTCGAACGCTCGGCAGCGGCGATCGATCTCACCGTCGACCGCGCCTCACTCGAAGCCGAATCACTGAGCCTGCTCGAGCGGGCCGAAGGCACCGATTGCCTGCTGCGCATCGTCTCGACCCGGATGGGCAGGCGGATCATCACGCTCGAGAACCTCCTTGCCCACCCGCCTTCGATCTCGCTGGCCACCGTTACCTGTTCGCCGACCGTCATCCTCAACGGGGTCAAGTCGCTCTCTTACGCGGCGAACATGCAGGCAACCAGGATCGCCAGGAAGGCCGGCGCACTGGAAGCGCTGCTGGTGGCGCCCGACGGCACGGTGCTCGAAGCGCCGACCTCCACCCTCTTCTGGGTTTCCCCCGGCGGCAACCTGCGCACTACCGAGCTCGAAGCCGGCGTCCTCGACTCGATCACGCGTGACCGGATCATCCATCGTGTCGAAGTCGAAGTCGGCAGTTTCCCGATCGAAGACGTGATGGGTTCATCGGAAGCCTTCCTCGCTTCGACTACTCGCGAGATCCAGCCGGTGGATTCGATCGACGGTCAGCCGATCCCGGTCGATCCGGGACCCAGGACCGTCGAGTGCGCTGCCGCTTTCACGGCAGCCCTGAACGCTTAG
- a CDS encoding OsmC family protein, producing MTRAVATTGSKLPTEIELSSGHILTFDLGEDHGGQGLGPHSTEGVSASLAACTVGTLRVYADRKGWDLEGLEVAVDTTYDGPNPKLFEVTVGIPDRFDEEQTARLLTIAGKCPVHRLLAEATEVRVTPA from the coding sequence GTGACCCGTGCGGTCGCCACAACCGGCTCGAAGCTGCCGACCGAGATCGAACTCTCGAGCGGCCACATCCTGACCTTCGACCTCGGTGAGGATCACGGCGGTCAAGGCCTCGGCCCGCATTCGACCGAAGGCGTCAGCGCATCGCTCGCCGCCTGCACGGTCGGCACCCTGAGGGTCTACGCCGATCGCAAGGGCTGGGACCTCGAGGGCCTCGAGGTCGCGGTGGACACGACCTACGACGGCCCGAACCCGAAGCTGTTCGAAGTGACAGTCGGCATTCCCGACCGCTTCGACGAAGAGCAGACCGCACGCCTGCTGACGATCGCGGGCAAGTGCCCGGTCCACCGGCTGCTCGCCGAAGCGACCGAGGTCCGGGTGACGCCGGCATGA
- a CDS encoding cob(I)yrinic acid a,c-diamide adenosyltransferase: MVKIYTKKGDDGTTGLWYGGRVEKSGTRTDAYGTLDEACSALGVARSQCNSDQQELHDDILALQNELFVAGAELATAPEAAERLEDGISRITADMTDALDAEIDKYMSQVELPPKFVIPGGTALSAHLDVARTIIRRAERKVVKIQLDGELASAEILRFLNRASDLCFAMARVSDVNDPELFEGRRKPK; encoded by the coding sequence ATGGTCAAGATCTATACGAAGAAGGGCGACGACGGCACGACCGGCCTCTGGTACGGCGGACGGGTCGAGAAGTCGGGCACGCGGACCGACGCCTACGGGACCCTGGACGAAGCCTGTTCGGCCCTCGGAGTGGCCCGCTCGCAATGCAATTCAGATCAGCAAGAGCTGCACGACGACATCCTCGCCCTCCAGAACGAGCTTTTCGTCGCCGGCGCCGAGCTGGCGACCGCGCCCGAAGCGGCCGAGCGGCTCGAAGACGGAATCAGCCGAATCACCGCCGACATGACCGACGCGCTCGACGCCGAAATCGACAAGTACATGTCGCAGGTCGAGCTGCCGCCCAAGTTCGTCATCCCCGGTGGCACCGCTCTTTCCGCCCACCTTGACGTGGCCCGGACGATCATCCGCCGGGCCGAGCGCAAGGTCGTGAAGATCCAGCTCGACGGTGAGCTCGCCTCGGCCGAGATCCTGCGCTTCCTGAACCGCGCCTCCGACCTCTGTTTCGCCATGGCCCGAGTCAGTGACGTCAACGACCCGGAACTCTTCGAAGGACGCCGCAAGCCAAAGTGA